TGGCGGCTTTGAGTGCACTTGGGACTCGGATTGCGCTGAATGTTTCGAATGTGAGTCCGGCCTGTGCCAATCCCGTGGCTTGGCGGAATCCATTCCCCTGACCTGGATTCGCACTCCCCGACGAGCCAAAACCTTTGTCGATCATATTCTCCAAGTCGCTGGAGCCAGCAAGGTCAAAGGTAACTGCAACTGATTACACCAGATTGCGGACTACCAAGGATGACTCTTCAACCGTGAAAAGAGCTCCTTCATGATCCGCGAATCTTTTTTATGTTTGGCAAACACCACTCCGATGCGGTGTTTGCCGATTCCAGATTTGGGAAATCCCTTGGGATAAATCTGCTTGATGCGTTTTTTCTTAACCGCGTCCTGGGCCACCATTTTTGGTAGCAGCCCCACACCGATACCATTGATCACCAACTCCTTCGCTGACTCCAGGCTGGAAGTCCCGTAGTGCTTGGCCCGTCCATAGTCTCCACCTTGAGCAGAGATCATGTGCTCCAACCGCCCCTTTTCCCCCGCTAGGGCATCGGGCATATAGATCAAGGGGGCAGATAATTGCGCTTCCTGCTCACTGGCCATTTTTGTGGCCGCATAGAGCTGAAAGGTGTCCGTAGCCAGGTCCATTACGTCGAGTTGCGCCGTCGACTGCGGCTCAATGATCAAACCCACGTCCAGCTCTCCGGACTCCACCATGCTCTGAATCTCATGACTACGGTTGGTGGTGAGTTCCAAATCCAGGTTGGGAAACTCATGGAGAAAACTCCGCAAAAACTTGGGCCAAAAGTAAATCGCAATACTGTCATAAGTCCCCACGCGCAAATGCCCCGACATGGGATCATCCGGGGCCAGAAGTCTTGCCTCCAAGTCCTCCAGACCCGCGAACAACTGATGGCAGTACTCAAAGAGAACCCGGCCCTGCTTAGTCAGCTCCACTCCCCGGGGAAGACGCACGAAGAGATCGCTTCCCACCGCATCTTCGAGAATCTTGATGGATTTAGTCAGCGAAGGCTGAGTGATCCCTAGGACTGATGAGGCCTCCTTGATCGATCCTTCTTTTCCAACTTGATAAAAATAGCTCAGTTTTTCCAAGTGATCTTTGAGCCGCATCGATTCTCCGTTCTCATACCCCAATCCTTAGCCATATTCTTTTTAGCTATATCACGGATTCTTTTAATTCATTTTTTTTATCTCGGCAAGTGCGCGATAAAGAATGTGCGAAACAGATGGCGTCACTGCCCCAAGGAGTAAAAGGTGCTGGAAAAGCTCACACAACAAGAATTTAGTAACGCAACAGCCCGGACGATTGTCAGGTCCTTGCTGTCCGTGTTCCGCAAGAGGAGAAGCACCAGGCACTTTGATCAAGCCCCCATAGACATTGAAATCATCAAGATGGCCGTGGCCATTGCCGGTACGGCTCCCAGCGGGGCCAACAAACAGCCTTGGTCCTTTGCCATTATCCAAGAGCAAGAGCTCAAATCGGCAATTCGCCAAAAGGCTGAAGAGGAAGAGAGTCTCTTTTATGCCGAGCGAGCTCCACAAAAGTGGCTTCGCGATCTAGAGCCTTTACATACAGATGCGACCAAGGAGTTTCTCACTGAAGCCAGCTATTTGATCCCCATCTTCTACGCCACTTTTGATGTGGATGCCCAAGGGGCCAAGTCCACCCATTACTATGCCAAGGAATCGGTCGGCATTGCCACCGGACTGTTGATCGCAGCCCTTCATTTGGCAGGCCTATCAGTCCTGACCTATACCCCTTCCAACCGCCGATTTATGACCCGCCTGTTGAATCGGCAGGAAAACGAAAACGCCTTTTTGGTGTTAGCCGTCGGCCTTCCCCACCCGGAAGCCCGCGTCCCACAACTCAGCAAAAAGACCCTCTCTGACATACTCACCATTTATAAAAATGTCAGCGAGCGCAACTCAACCATTGAAACCTAAACACTCACTCAGGGGAGGAATCACATGAAAACCGCATTACTCACTCTATTAGCCTCGGTTGCTGTCTCCACAGCCCAAGCCAGTCAAGTCCAGCTAGGCCTGGAGCTTTCAGGTCTTGAGCCGATGAAAGGCCAACACTATGAAGGCTGGAACATCGTCGACGGAGCAGCTCTGTCCACTGGACGCTTCTCCATTGGCAAAGACGGAGGCGTGTACCTTGTCAATGCCATGGGAAAAAGCCTTAAGAAGGTCGGGCAAAATGGTCACGCCAGTTTTCCCGTCGACCGCAGTCACCTAAAGGCCAGTCTGTTTGTCCTCACCATCGAACCCAATGGTGATACTGACATGGGTCCCAGCGATGTTCACGTAATGGGGGGCGACTACAGCAGACGGCAAGCCAGTCTTTCCGTGGCCCATGGCTCAAGTATTGCCACTGACTTTGCGGCGGCCCAGGGAAGTTTTATTCTCGCCGCACCCACTGGTGGCATGCCCAATCAAGGGGTTTGGTTTCTTAATCCCGGAAACGGCCAGGGTTCTCTTAGCCTACCTAGCCTTCCTGATGGATGGGCCTACGAGGGATGGATTGTGAACACTGAAAATGGTGGTAAGTTTTCCACCGGAGTATTCAAGGATGCCACTTTGGCCGATTCTGACAATGCAGGTCCTCTGGCCGGCCCACTGAAGCTGAACTTCCCTAAAGTTCCAGGCCAGGACATCGTGCGCACTCCAGTTGTTTTGGATGACGGTATTCATGCCATTGTAGTCACAGTTGAACCCTACCCTGATTTTGATCCAGCTCCTTATGCGATCAAGATCTTGATGGCAGGTGTTTACGCCAATGCACCAGGCATGACACCCATGATGTTGAACAACATCTCTGACACTGTACCCAGCGGTCAGGCCCACCTCCACTAACACATGTTCACACAGAACCTCTGAGCCTCCCCGCCCAAGTGGGGAGGTCCCTTCAGGCTTCTGGCTACACCATTAGGAGACATTCATGTTTAAACTTATCGCTCTATTATCTCTAGCTACCACCACCTCGCTCGCCTTTGGACTTCCCGACAAATATGTGGTCGTCCCCAATCGCAGCGATTCCACCATTACGCTCTTGAGCACCCCTAAAGGGGATGTGATTCAAAAAGTAGATGCCACCCATGTGGGTCAATCTTTTGAACCGATTTACGCCTCCAGCGTTCCACGGTATCAGACAGTGGCCGTTTCAGATCGCAAGAACAGTCAGCTCTTGTTCTTTGACAACCGCGACTTTCGTTACCTGGGATCTGTGCCGACCTCCCAGGGCATGTTTCACATGTGGCCCTCACCCGATCAAAAAGAGATTTACGCTGTGGCGGACATTGATCGCGTGGTTGATGTGGTTGCCATTAATCGATTTGACGACCAAATTGCCTACCACAAACACCGGATTGATGTGGGCGCCCTGTTTGCCACCGGCAAGCCCCATGACATTGTGGCTGACAAAGATTATATCTTTATCACCATGATCGGGGTTGAGGAAGGCAGTAGCAAGTATGATTACATCCTCAAGTACAACCGCCGCACGCTCGCTCTGTTGGATCAAATGCGTTTGAGCTTTGACACTCATTTGGGAATTCCTGCCGAATCACCTTATCTTTTGATTCCCGAGCAGACCGCCGGCCGCCTGAACTTTGTCGACAAAAAGACCTTTAAAGTGGTCACTACCGTGGAAGGTGTTCCCGGCTCTCACGGCATTTACTGGAACAGCGATGCTTCGCGAATCTACCTGGCCAACTTCACTTCCCAAGGCCCCATGTCGGTTTATGAAGTGAGACAAAAGGAAGGCACATTGAACTTCCAGGCTAAGTTGATCAAAACCCACGCTCTTCAAGATGCCAAGGCACATAATGTGACCGTGGACTTTGCCAACCAGGTGATGTTTGTCACCCATTCAGGTCCAAACAAAGACGGAAACCTGAACACCAATGTTTCTCTGTTCTCCGTCGCTGGAGATTCCAAATTTCTCAAAACAGTCGAGTCAGGACTCAACCCCTTGGGTATTCTGCTCGTCACCACTCGTTAATCTTTTCTTTAGGCAGTTCACTTCCCACTAGTGGACTGCCTCCTTTTCCCTGGCCAATACTGCTTTGCACCTTGCATCCCATCCGCAATTCAATAATGATAACAACATGAATAGACAATATTCATTGGTCGCGAAAGCTGTAGAACTGGCGTCTCTTGCTGGTTTGTTCCTTATATATAGCAACAGTTTGTCACACAACAGATTGAGTTGAGCAGCTTTTCAGTAGAGTTGTGGACCCGATTTTATCAGGAGGGCTAACTAAATGGACTTGTCCAGTTCCATGGAACAGATTCTGAGTCTTGTTAATTCCTACATCCCTAACCTCATCGGCGCCATGGCCGTGCTTATCTTAGGTTGGCTGGTCGCCCATTTGACCTCAAAGCTTTTTATCGCCACTTGTCGCAAGTTTAAGGTGGGAGAAAAGATCTCTCGACTTATCGGCGCTGATGAGACCAAGCGGGTGGCCGAGTTTGAGGTTGCCGCCGGACAGGTGCTGTTTTTTATCCTAATGCTTTTTGTCTTGGTGGGCTTTTTCCAGTCTCTTGGGCTCAGCCTTCTCAATGAACCGATTAACCGTCTATTGGCCACCGTTTTTGAGTATGCTCCACGGCTGGTGGCACCCATCGTCCTCCTGACTCTGGCTTGGATCATCGCCAGTGCTCTGCGCTTTTTGATTCTGCGCCTATCCAAACAAGCCAAGCTGGACGAGAAAATTGGCGAACAGGTTGAGGAACGAGATCTAGCCAAGGACCTCCCTGTTTCAACAGCCTTTGCTGAAACCGTCTACTGGCTGGTCTTTCTCCTGTTTTTGCCGGCTGTTCTTGACGCTCTTGCATTGAAGGGCCTGATTGAACCGGTGAATGCCATGGTTCACAAGTTTTTGGGTTTTCTCCCCAACGTCTTTGCCGCCATCGTTATTTTTGCCATCGGTTGGTTCGTAGCGCGAGTGGTAAAAAAGATCGTGGTCAACCTTCTCAGCTCAGCCGGAGCCAACCGCCTATCGGATAAGTTGGGCCTTAAGGCTCTTCTTGGCGACCAGCAGCTGTCTGAGGTCGCTGGGATGGTGGTTTATATTCTGATTATTATCCCTGTCCTCATTTCAAGCTTGAATTCCCTAAAGCTTGAGGCCATCACCCAACCCGCCAGCGCCATGCTGAATACATTTTTGCAGGCCATCCCCGCCGTCTTTGCGGCCATCTTGGTTTTGTTTATTTCCTACGTTGTTGGTCGCGTCATCGCCGATCTAGTTTCCAAGTTTTTACAGAGCGTGGGCTTTGATAATCTTTTGTCCAAGTTAGGCATTTCCATTCGCCCCGATGCCAATCATAAAAAACCCTCGGAAGTCATGGGTGTCGTGGCACTAATTGCTGTCCTCTTGTTTGCTGGGATAGAGTCTCTCAATCTCATTGGATTTCAGTCATTGGCTGAGATTCTCAGTCAGTTTACCGTCTTTGCCGGCCAAGTGGCCTTTGGCCTGGTCATTATTGGCCTGGGTTTTTATATCGCCAATATTGTCGCCAAGGTCGTTGCATCCAGCTCTGCCCCACAGGCGAAGTTTCTTTCAGGCCTGGCGCGCACCGCTGTGTTGATTCTTGGCTTCGCCATGGGACTTAAGCAGATGGGTATTGCCGATGAAATCGTCACCATCACCTTTGGCCTGGTACTTGGCGCCCTGGCCATTGCCACCGGCATTGCTTTCGGACTCGGCGGCAAAGACAGTGCCTCTGATTTAGTTAAAGAGCTTCTTAGTAAGTTCAAATAAGACTTCGACTTCGGTATGGACACACCTTTGAGACGCTGTACGTCTCAAAGGTGTGTCCATACCCTTCACAAGCCGACAGAAGTGAGCTTGTCGCTGGCGAAGGTGTAACTCGAATCAAATTTGGAGAAGGACGAGTGCTTAAGACCAAAGCGACGGACCAGATCCCTCATCCACAGGGGAACCTTCAGCTCACACTTAAGCTCTAGAATGATATTGCTCGTTGGACTCTTGTAGACATCAATATTGTCGTAATTGGCGAATTTCTCTTCACGAGGAAAGGGATTGTAGGTGGTTTCCGGGTAACAGCGTAAACTGCGGTCAAATGTCACACGAGTGTACGGCTCATTACGGCCGAAATAGGCCTTACGCCGATATTGAGTCATGATTCTCGGCCCTAAACCTAAACGCCAAATCTGATAGGCAATGGGCGATAAAAAGGCCTGCCGAAAATCTGCATTACCTTCATCTGCAATTCCGTACTCAAGGAACTCCCAAACCTGAGGGTTGGTGACTGTAATCCTTTGTTTAGCCACCATCCCGTTGACCTTCTTTTTGATTTCCAAAAACACCGGATAGTCAACGGCAGGATCCCCATATGAGCGGATGCGAATGGAAAAGCGGCTCGACAGGTTTTTACGTTTGGTTTCCAGGAGCAGCATGTTCTCCGTATCCAAATACAAGGAATTAATGGTGTAGTGGCCGTCAGCAGAAAGAACCGAGTGTTTGTCCATTTCGCAGTGGGCACGTAGGAAATCACAGATGCCGTCCATTTGCTCCTGGTTAATCTGAAACTTAATCTCTCGTCTAAACAGATCCATATC
This is a stretch of genomic DNA from Pseudobdellovibrionaceae bacterium. It encodes these proteins:
- a CDS encoding LysR family transcriptional regulator — encoded protein: MRLKDHLEKLSYFYQVGKEGSIKEASSVLGITQPSLTKSIKILEDAVGSDLFVRLPRGVELTKQGRVLFEYCHQLFAGLEDLEARLLAPDDPMSGHLRVGTYDSIAIYFWPKFLRSFLHEFPNLDLELTTNRSHEIQSMVESGELDVGLIIEPQSTAQLDVMDLATDTFQLYAATKMASEQEAQLSAPLIYMPDALAGEKGRLEHMISAQGGDYGRAKHYGTSSLESAKELVINGIGVGLLPKMVAQDAVKKKRIKQIYPKGFPKSGIGKHRIGVVFAKHKKDSRIMKELFSRLKSHPW
- a CDS encoding nitroreductase family protein; translation: MLEKLTQQEFSNATARTIVRSLLSVFRKRRSTRHFDQAPIDIEIIKMAVAIAGTAPSGANKQPWSFAIIQEQELKSAIRQKAEEEESLFYAERAPQKWLRDLEPLHTDATKEFLTEASYLIPIFYATFDVDAQGAKSTHYYAKESVGIATGLLIAALHLAGLSVLTYTPSNRRFMTRLLNRQENENAFLVLAVGLPHPEARVPQLSKKTLSDILTIYKNVSERNSTIET
- a CDS encoding mechanosensitive ion channel, whose amino-acid sequence is MDLSSSMEQILSLVNSYIPNLIGAMAVLILGWLVAHLTSKLFIATCRKFKVGEKISRLIGADETKRVAEFEVAAGQVLFFILMLFVLVGFFQSLGLSLLNEPINRLLATVFEYAPRLVAPIVLLTLAWIIASALRFLILRLSKQAKLDEKIGEQVEERDLAKDLPVSTAFAETVYWLVFLLFLPAVLDALALKGLIEPVNAMVHKFLGFLPNVFAAIVIFAIGWFVARVVKKIVVNLLSSAGANRLSDKLGLKALLGDQQLSEVAGMVVYILIIIPVLISSLNSLKLEAITQPASAMLNTFLQAIPAVFAAILVLFISYVVGRVIADLVSKFLQSVGFDNLLSKLGISIRPDANHKKPSEVMGVVALIAVLLFAGIESLNLIGFQSLAEILSQFTVFAGQVAFGLVIIGLGFYIANIVAKVVASSSAPQAKFLSGLARTAVLILGFAMGLKQMGIADEIVTITFGLVLGALAIATGIAFGLGGKDSASDLVKELLSKFK
- a CDS encoding polyphosphate polymerase domain-containing protein yields the protein MDLFRREIKFQINQEQMDGICDFLRAHCEMDKHSVLSADGHYTINSLYLDTENMLLLETKRKNLSSRFSIRIRSYGDPAVDYPVFLEIKKKVNGMVAKQRITVTNPQVWEFLEYGIADEGNADFRQAFLSPIAYQIWRLGLGPRIMTQYRRKAYFGRNEPYTRVTFDRSLRCYPETTYNPFPREEKFANYDNIDVYKSPTSNIILELKCELKVPLWMRDLVRRFGLKHSSFSKFDSSYTFASDKLTSVGL